The Petrotoga olearia DSM 13574 genome includes a region encoding these proteins:
- a CDS encoding HD-GYP domain-containing protein, with protein sequence MKKIPFYELKPGQIVAEDVFKESTLLIPKGTVLKSSDITRLRSHGIKVVNVYDENDFIESNIEEKISLEFESIPPIVEEETYREWHQHFEFVKDITYLKDDPSELDSLAEDIYKKFLKTEEVVLNLFHALGSEALNSHSINTSIIASIIASKLNMPDVFFDSLVKTCLLHDIGYSLIGKRVIFDYIDLEDVTVRSHIVSAYETLKNIQKNIGKEVVDAISTHHERYDGTGIFMRLKENAISPLVRILQIGDAYDSYIEIGNTPYDAMSFLLRYSGLIFDPYYVSVFFSIVGLYPTGSQVILNNGKKATVVKKGKTSSFPIVECDGETIETGMETGLFIREVLKKGE encoded by the coding sequence ATGAAAAAAATTCCTTTTTATGAATTAAAACCCGGTCAAATAGTTGCAGAAGATGTTTTTAAAGAATCCACTTTATTAATTCCAAAAGGTACGGTTTTAAAATCTAGCGACATTACAAGATTGAGAAGCCATGGCATAAAGGTGGTCAATGTTTATGATGAAAATGATTTTATTGAAAGCAATATCGAAGAAAAAATTTCTTTAGAGTTTGAATCTATTCCTCCTATTGTAGAAGAGGAAACATATCGAGAATGGCATCAACATTTTGAATTTGTAAAAGATATAACGTATTTAAAAGACGATCCTTCAGAATTGGATTCCCTTGCAGAAGATATTTATAAGAAATTTTTAAAAACAGAAGAAGTCGTACTAAATTTATTTCACGCCTTAGGAAGTGAAGCTTTAAATTCTCATTCTATAAACACATCGATTATTGCCTCTATAATCGCTTCAAAATTGAATATGCCAGATGTATTCTTCGACTCTTTGGTAAAGACGTGTTTACTTCATGACATTGGATACAGTTTGATAGGGAAAAGGGTAATATTTGATTATATTGACTTAGAAGATGTAACGGTTAGATCTCATATTGTATCTGCTTATGAAACATTAAAAAATATTCAAAAAAATATAGGAAAAGAAGTTGTAGATGCTATTTCCACCCATCACGAACGCTACGACGGAACGGGAATTTTTATGAGATTAAAAGAGAACGCTATAAGTCCTTTAGTAAGAATATTACAAATAGGAGACGCCTACGATTCTTACATAGAAATAGGGAACACACCATACGACGCGATGAGTTTTCTTTTAAGATATTCCGGTTTAATTTTTGATCCGTATTATGTAAGTGTTTTTTTCTCAATAGTAGGTTTGTACCCAACAGGAAGTCAAGTAATTTTAAACAACGGCAAAAAGGCTACTGTTGTCAAAAAGGGAAAAACTTCTTCTTTTCCAATAGTGGAATGTGATGGGGAAACTATTGAAACTGGAATGGAAACCGGCTTGTTTATCAGAGAAGTATTGAAAAAAGGAGAGTAA
- a CDS encoding M16 family metallopeptidase: MYSHKILDNGLDVILVKRDSMMSASVLFCVKTGSSKESEESAGLSHLIEHVSFRATKRKNTSEIKQPIEEVGGILNAFTSKNLTVFFAKIPSLKVNETLEILSEILYEPLFKEDDIEKEKGIILEEISSYEDEPINIVFENLYKNIYDENFSRPIMGYKDSIMNIKKATIEEFHNKYYQPENTVVIISGKFDEDSVLKQLNRIKSVTNLNSLKNKIASPSIVDKEIFIKKVKNDLASNYLVQGFKAPSKLDKAYYATLVLNTFLGSGMSSLLFSKIREEEGLAYEVTSDYETYPEAGLLLFYAATTEKNLENLLEKIQEVVENLKNNKEIEKWFNYGKNRLIGKLTLEVENNLSMALNILDLYVNYGKIITIEEFIKNIEKVEIHNVIETAKNIFSNNKYVSILSPNNQ, translated from the coding sequence TTGTACAGTCATAAAATATTAGACAATGGTTTAGATGTAATTCTTGTAAAAAGAGATTCTATGATGAGTGCGTCTGTACTTTTTTGTGTAAAAACAGGTTCTTCAAAAGAATCAGAAGAAAGTGCCGGATTATCTCATCTCATTGAACATGTTTCTTTTCGAGCTACTAAAAGAAAAAATACCTCCGAAATAAAACAACCCATTGAAGAAGTAGGGGGTATCTTAAATGCCTTCACTTCAAAGAATCTTACAGTTTTTTTTGCTAAGATACCTTCTTTAAAAGTAAATGAAACACTCGAAATTCTTTCTGAGATCCTATATGAACCTTTATTCAAAGAAGATGATATAGAAAAGGAAAAAGGTATAATATTAGAAGAAATCTCTTCATATGAAGATGAACCTATAAATATAGTATTTGAAAACTTATACAAAAATATATATGATGAAAACTTTTCAAGGCCTATAATGGGATACAAAGATTCCATTATGAATATAAAAAAAGCAACAATAGAAGAGTTCCACAACAAATACTACCAACCAGAAAATACGGTAGTCATAATATCAGGAAAGTTCGATGAGGATTCAGTATTGAAACAACTCAACCGAATAAAAAGTGTTACAAATTTGAATTCTTTAAAAAATAAAATTGCCAGCCCTTCGATCGTTGACAAAGAAATCTTCATCAAAAAGGTCAAGAATGATTTAGCTAGCAATTATTTAGTCCAAGGATTTAAAGCTCCATCGAAATTAGATAAGGCTTATTACGCTACACTGGTACTCAATACTTTTCTGGGGAGTGGGATGAGCTCTCTACTGTTTTCGAAAATCAGAGAAGAAGAAGGTTTGGCTTACGAAGTCACATCTGATTATGAAACTTATCCAGAAGCTGGTTTGCTATTATTTTACGCGGCAACAACCGAGAAAAACCTTGAAAATCTACTCGAAAAAATACAGGAAGTTGTAGAAAACCTCAAGAATAATAAAGAAATCGAAAAATGGTTCAATTATGGAAAAAATAGATTAATCGGTAAACTAACTTTAGAAGTAGAAAACAATTTATCTATGGCTTTGAATATTTTAGATTTGTATGTAAACTATGGTAAAATCATTACAATAGAAGAATTTATAAAAAATATAGAGAAGGTTGAAATTCATAACGTTATTGAAACGGCAAAAAATATTTTTTCTAATAATAAATATGTTTCGATACTTTCACCAAATAATCAATAA
- a CDS encoding polyribonucleotide nucleotidyltransferase: MKVLEKELFGRKLRIEHGKVAKQSLGSVMLTFNESTILVTADASEDAVKGQDFFPLTVEFQEKFYAVGKIPGGFIKREGKPSDEAILAARLIDRPIRPLFPENFFNEVQVITTVFSMLNDDSIETWGITGASLALNLSPIPFDGIVAGVRIGYVDGQFVAFPTQEQLKNSKIDMVVAGTKDAITMVEGESLEVSEEEMVDALMFAQEKIKEIISIEEEFLSEFNIEKWEVQKEIIPKEFIEDYLSLTDEEELKNVLLTKGKKNRDKVISEYKKNVMKKFEEEFLEKWSVAFFQDKKRFLENAFEDKLQESMRKMIIQENKRVDGRNCDEIRDITCEVGLIPRVHGSALFTRGETQSLGTVTLGAPLDVQVIDTIFSDEEKRFMLHYNFPPFSTGEVKRLRGVSRREIGHGHLAERAHKNLIPSDEEFPYTIRVVSEILESNGSSSMASVCSASLALMDAGVPIQKHVAGIAMGLIFENDDFVVLTDILGMEDHLGDMDFKVAGTRDGITAFQMDVKTSQVNKEVLQKALEKAKIARLKILDKMYDTISQPRKELSPYVPIMKVFKIPVSKIGEVIGPGGKNIKEISELYNVEAYIEDDGKVKITGRDAKKVDEAIMHIQNSIADVEKGGIFEGTVRRVEKYGIFVEVLPGKVGMLHVSNLKDKLQTFKIGDKVKVEVLKVEDQGKFQLKQLKEEN; this comes from the coding sequence ATGAAAGTATTGGAAAAAGAACTGTTCGGGAGAAAATTACGTATTGAACATGGTAAAGTTGCCAAACAGTCTCTTGGCTCAGTGATGCTGACTTTTAACGAGTCAACGATATTAGTTACAGCAGACGCTTCGGAAGATGCGGTTAAAGGCCAAGATTTTTTCCCGTTAACCGTAGAATTTCAGGAAAAATTCTATGCGGTCGGGAAAATCCCGGGAGGATTTATAAAAAGGGAAGGAAAGCCAAGTGACGAAGCTATATTAGCCGCAAGACTCATCGATAGACCGATTAGACCTTTGTTTCCAGAGAATTTCTTCAACGAGGTTCAAGTCATAACTACCGTATTTTCAATGTTGAATGACGACAGCATAGAAACATGGGGTATAACAGGTGCATCATTAGCCTTAAATCTTTCACCTATCCCATTTGATGGTATTGTTGCAGGAGTAAGAATAGGATACGTTGATGGACAGTTCGTTGCCTTCCCAACCCAAGAACAACTAAAAAATTCTAAAATCGACATGGTAGTTGCAGGAACTAAAGATGCAATTACAATGGTGGAAGGTGAATCACTGGAAGTTTCGGAAGAAGAGATGGTCGATGCTCTGATGTTTGCACAGGAAAAAATAAAAGAAATTATATCAATTGAAGAAGAGTTTCTTTCAGAATTTAACATTGAAAAATGGGAAGTTCAAAAAGAAATAATTCCAAAAGAATTTATTGAAGATTACCTGTCACTCACAGACGAGGAAGAATTAAAAAACGTACTGCTCACAAAAGGCAAAAAAAATAGGGACAAAGTCATATCAGAGTACAAAAAGAATGTAATGAAAAAATTTGAAGAAGAATTTTTGGAAAAATGGAGTGTTGCTTTTTTCCAAGACAAAAAACGTTTCTTAGAAAATGCGTTTGAGGACAAACTTCAAGAATCGATGCGAAAGATGATCATTCAAGAGAACAAAAGAGTTGATGGAAGAAATTGTGATGAAATTAGAGACATTACCTGTGAAGTGGGATTGATACCAAGAGTGCACGGTTCTGCTCTTTTTACCAGAGGGGAAACTCAATCTCTCGGAACTGTTACATTAGGTGCTCCTTTGGATGTTCAAGTTATTGATACTATATTCAGCGACGAAGAAAAGAGATTCATGCTCCATTATAATTTTCCACCTTTTTCAACGGGAGAAGTAAAAAGACTTAGAGGAGTTAGCAGAAGAGAAATTGGCCACGGACATTTGGCAGAAAGGGCACATAAAAATCTTATCCCAAGCGACGAGGAGTTTCCTTACACTATTAGAGTCGTTTCTGAAATTTTAGAATCAAACGGTTCTTCTTCAATGGCTAGTGTCTGTTCAGCTTCTTTGGCCTTAATGGATGCAGGTGTACCTATCCAGAAACATGTAGCTGGTATTGCCATGGGTTTAATCTTTGAAAACGATGATTTCGTTGTTTTAACAGATATTTTAGGGATGGAGGATCACCTTGGAGACATGGACTTCAAAGTAGCAGGAACTAGAGATGGTATAACCGCTTTTCAAATGGATGTTAAAACTAGTCAGGTTAATAAAGAAGTTCTTCAGAAGGCTCTAGAAAAAGCAAAAATAGCAAGGTTAAAGATTTTGGATAAGATGTATGACACTATCTCACAGCCACGCAAAGAGCTGTCTCCATACGTTCCAATAATGAAAGTCTTTAAAATACCAGTTTCAAAAATAGGAGAAGTAATAGGACCCGGAGGAAAAAATATCAAAGAGATCAGTGAACTATACAATGTTGAAGCTTACATAGAAGATGATGGAAAAGTTAAAATAACAGGCCGTGATGCAAAAAAAGTTGATGAAGCTATTATGCATATTCAAAATTCAATCGCAGACGTAGAAAAAGGCGGAATTTTTGAAGGTACAGTGAGAAGGGTCGAAAAATATGGTATATTTGTAGAAGTATTACCCGGCAAGGTTGGAATGTTACATGTATCCAACTTGAAAGACAAACTTCAGACTTTTAAAATTGGCGATAAGGTTAAAGTTGAAGTACTGAAGGTTGAAGATCAGGGAAAATTTCAATTAAAGCAATTAAAAGAGGAAAATTAA
- the rpsO gene encoding 30S ribosomal protein S15, whose protein sequence is MSRGLDPEKKEELIEEFKVNDKDTGSVEVQIALLSARIKHLTEHLKQHPKDYHSRRGLMMMVGKRRKMLKYLRKNKPLVYQEIINKLGIRG, encoded by the coding sequence ATGTCTAGAGGATTGGACCCCGAAAAAAAAGAAGAGCTTATTGAAGAATTTAAAGTCAACGACAAAGATACTGGTTCTGTTGAAGTACAGATAGCTTTACTTTCTGCTAGAATCAAGCATTTAACAGAACATTTGAAACAGCACCCAAAAGATTACCATAGTAGACGTGGATTGATGATGATGGTAGGAAAAAGAAGAAAGATGCTCAAATATTTGAGAAAAAACAAACCCTTAGTTTATCAAGAAATTATCAATAAATTAGGTATAAGAGGTTGA
- the trxB gene encoding thioredoxin-disulfide reductase: MFFNVDGVNKKSEIKQQYDIVIIGGGPAGIAAAIYALQGGASALIIEKAVEGGQMNLTDVIENYPGFKTIRGEELSSLMKEHAENFGADFYDGKVIELIDGLTADKDEGSKKMVVMENGKTIKSKAIIIASGSNPRKLGVKGEEELSSKGVSYCASCDGHFFKNKKVAVVGGGNTAVEEAVYLSNIAKEVYIIHRRDKLRADKLYQNRAFSRKNIKFKWNSVVEEIKGKDKVESLVIKNVKSGEAYEEPFDGVFIFVGLVPETSFLNTDLFDVDEYGFLITDQNMETKVKGIYAAGDIRHKEIRQIVTAVSDGAIAASHAIREYINEDQISSTASTNLTK, translated from the coding sequence ATGTTTTTTAATGTTGATGGAGTCAACAAAAAATCCGAAATAAAACAACAATACGACATAGTAATAATCGGTGGTGGACCTGCTGGAATTGCAGCTGCTATATATGCCTTACAAGGTGGGGCTTCTGCACTTATAATTGAAAAAGCCGTTGAAGGCGGTCAAATGAATTTAACGGATGTTATAGAAAATTATCCCGGCTTTAAAACCATAAGAGGTGAAGAACTTTCCTCTTTAATGAAAGAACATGCGGAGAACTTCGGAGCGGACTTTTATGACGGAAAGGTTATAGAATTGATAGACGGCCTCACGGCAGATAAGGATGAAGGCTCCAAAAAAATGGTTGTTATGGAAAATGGGAAAACAATTAAATCAAAAGCAATAATAATAGCAAGTGGATCTAACCCTCGAAAATTAGGAGTTAAAGGCGAAGAAGAACTTTCCTCCAAGGGAGTTTCTTACTGTGCGTCGTGCGATGGTCATTTTTTTAAGAATAAAAAGGTTGCCGTCGTAGGAGGAGGAAATACAGCTGTAGAAGAAGCTGTTTATTTATCAAACATAGCTAAAGAAGTTTATATAATTCATAGAAGGGATAAACTAAGAGCAGATAAACTCTATCAAAATAGAGCCTTTTCTCGAAAAAACATAAAATTTAAATGGAATTCAGTCGTTGAAGAAATTAAAGGCAAAGATAAAGTCGAAAGTTTAGTCATAAAAAATGTAAAAAGTGGTGAAGCATATGAAGAACCTTTCGATGGAGTTTTTATTTTCGTTGGATTAGTACCAGAAACTAGTTTTTTAAATACTGATCTTTTCGATGTTGACGAATATGGTTTCCTAATTACAGACCAAAATATGGAAACAAAAGTTAAAGGTATTTATGCAGCAGGAGATATAAGACATAAAGAGATCAGACAAATTGTAACCGCTGTATCTGATGGAGCTATTGCTGCTTCACATGCTATTCGAGAATACATCAATGAAGATCAAATATCATCAACTGCATCAACAAATTTGACAAAATGA
- the pdo gene encoding protein disulfide oxidoreductase: protein MEKILDKETQNKVREILEKLTEPVQILLVKNDGEYSEIVEQLLGELKELDERIMVNIYHSDSQEINNYDIEKDLLPAMLILDNEGRDYRIRYYGIPSGYEFTTFLQNIIAVSNKSVDSFNDENKEKLSQIDKNVRIRVFVTPTCPYCPRAVFAAHQTAMLNPNIIGEMIEANEFDSISFEYGVSSVPHTVIEVKENGTWVKKGEFVGAYPENSFVEEVLKAVE, encoded by the coding sequence ATGGAAAAAATCTTGGACAAAGAAACACAAAATAAGGTAAGAGAAATTTTAGAGAAATTGACGGAACCGGTTCAAATACTATTAGTTAAAAATGATGGAGAGTACTCAGAAATAGTTGAACAGTTACTTGGAGAACTCAAGGAATTAGATGAAAGGATAATGGTTAATATCTACCACTCTGATTCTCAGGAAATCAACAATTACGATATTGAAAAAGATCTATTACCAGCTATGCTAATATTAGATAACGAAGGAAGAGATTACAGAATTAGATACTATGGGATACCATCGGGTTATGAGTTCACCACTTTTCTTCAAAATATCATAGCTGTTTCTAATAAAAGTGTAGACTCTTTCAATGATGAAAACAAAGAAAAATTATCGCAGATAGACAAAAATGTAAGAATCAGAGTTTTCGTGACTCCTACTTGCCCATACTGCCCTAGGGCTGTTTTTGCTGCTCATCAAACAGCTATGTTAAACCCTAACATAATAGGAGAAATGATTGAAGCAAACGAATTCGATAGTATATCCTTCGAATATGGTGTCAGTTCCGTCCCTCACACTGTGATAGAAGTAAAAGAAAACGGTACGTGGGTAAAAAAAGGAGAGTTTGTAGGAGCCTACCCAGAAAATAGTTTTGTGGAAGAAGTTTTAAAAGCTGTTGAATAG
- a CDS encoding SPFH domain-containing protein, which produces MLVILIIVVLFLIFIVSMSLKIIRPYEKGLVERLGKYHRQADPGLNFIMPFIERITKVDLREMVIDVPPQEVITRDNVIVTVDAVIYYEVTDAYRVVYNVGDFTSAAVKLAQTNLRNVIGELELDQTLTSRERINTKLREVLDEATDKWGVRITRVEIKKIDPPQDIMDAMSKQMKAERMKRAVILEAEGYKQSQITKAEGDRNAAILKAEGEAEAVKKKADAQKYKLSIEADGEAEAILKVFDSIHKGNPTKDLITIRYFEALKAISDGKSTKVFMPYEISGILSSVAAMADISRNDTISESNPENKE; this is translated from the coding sequence ATGTTGGTAATATTGATAATAGTAGTTCTATTTTTGATCTTTATTGTATCAATGAGTTTGAAAATTATACGTCCCTACGAAAAAGGTTTGGTGGAAAGATTGGGGAAATATCATAGACAGGCTGATCCGGGATTGAATTTCATCATGCCTTTCATAGAAAGAATAACTAAAGTAGATTTAAGAGAAATGGTGATCGATGTTCCACCTCAAGAGGTTATCACTAGGGATAACGTTATAGTTACCGTTGATGCCGTTATATATTACGAGGTAACTGATGCTTATAGAGTAGTTTACAACGTTGGAGATTTTACCTCAGCAGCTGTTAAGTTAGCTCAAACAAATTTAAGGAACGTAATTGGAGAGTTAGAATTAGATCAAACATTAACCTCTAGGGAAAGAATCAACACGAAACTCAGAGAAGTACTTGATGAAGCCACCGACAAATGGGGAGTAAGAATCACAAGAGTAGAGATAAAAAAGATCGATCCACCTCAAGATATTATGGACGCAATGAGCAAACAAATGAAGGCTGAAAGAATGAAAAGAGCCGTTATATTAGAGGCCGAAGGGTACAAACAGTCACAAATTACCAAAGCGGAAGGAGACAGAAATGCTGCAATATTAAAAGCCGAAGGTGAAGCAGAAGCTGTTAAGAAAAAAGCTGATGCCCAAAAATATAAATTAAGTATTGAAGCTGATGGAGAAGCCGAGGCAATTCTTAAAGTTTTCGACTCAATTCATAAAGGTAATCCTACAAAAGACTTGATAACAATAAGATATTTTGAAGCATTAAAGGCAATCTCAGACGGAAAATCAACAAAGGTATTTATGCCGTATGAAATTTCAGGAATATTGAGTTCTGTAGCTGCTATGGCTGATATTTCAAGAAACGACACAATTTCTGAAAGTAATCCAGAAAATAAAGAATAA
- a CDS encoding NfeD family protein, translated as MGQWGIWVIFAIIFAIAEAILPSFFFLWFAIGAGVAAIASLFISSVVLNLLIFLIVSFLLWISTRKIVKNLYKGSSTIKPYQDQFVGMNGKVSKIDEEGRIIVKIKGDEWRAYPEDEETNFNVGDDVVITKKSANFVYIKKLKAPEDNQKKDIKE; from the coding sequence ATGGGTCAATGGGGTATTTGGGTTATTTTTGCAATAATTTTTGCGATCGCTGAAGCTATACTACCATCTTTTTTCTTTCTATGGTTCGCCATAGGAGCTGGAGTAGCAGCTATTGCTTCTTTATTTATTTCATCTGTTGTTTTAAATTTGTTAATATTCTTAATCGTTTCTTTTTTGCTGTGGATCTCGACAAGAAAAATCGTAAAAAATTTGTACAAAGGTTCTTCTACTATCAAACCTTATCAAGACCAATTTGTTGGTATGAACGGCAAGGTGAGTAAGATTGATGAGGAAGGAAGAATCATCGTTAAAATAAAGGGAGACGAGTGGAGAGCGTATCCGGAAGACGAAGAAACCAATTTTAATGTGGGGGATGATGTTGTAATAACAAAAAAAAGCGCCAATTTTGTGTACATAAAAAAACTTAAAGCCCCTGAAGATAATCAAAAAAAAGATATCAAAGAGTAA
- a CDS encoding MBL fold metallo-hydrolase, giving the protein MEFLIRSKALYTTWVFYKPDRILFDAGEGVSAELGNKIYGIEKIILTHSHVDHIAGLWGIINTRNNAMGNRNKKLEIYYPKGSENITEYLNFIGKMNKRLRYEIDFREIMLSDTISLNNKRFIKPFKTRHTPGEVSFGYQILEQRKRVKEAYRELTEPEIKDLIINKKEDILENYIANILTISGDSLPIPPNFAKDCGTLVHECTFFDEKDRKIRNHTSLSELKNLINISKPKRIIIYHVSSRYNSKIKLAKEELNNEFPNIQINIVHPEKVFKI; this is encoded by the coding sequence TTGGAGTTTTTAATAAGATCAAAGGCATTGTATACGACGTGGGTTTTTTACAAGCCAGATAGAATACTTTTCGATGCTGGTGAGGGAGTTAGTGCAGAGTTAGGAAACAAAATATATGGAATCGAAAAGATTATTTTAACACACTCCCACGTAGACCATATAGCTGGATTGTGGGGAATCATTAATACTCGTAATAACGCTATGGGGAACAGAAACAAAAAACTAGAAATTTACTATCCAAAGGGATCGGAAAATATTACTGAATATTTAAACTTTATAGGTAAAATGAATAAAAGATTAAGATACGAAATAGATTTTAGAGAAATAATGTTATCGGATACTATCTCTCTAAACAACAAAAGATTTATAAAACCCTTTAAAACAAGACATACCCCTGGGGAAGTCTCTTTTGGTTACCAAATTTTAGAGCAAAGAAAAAGAGTAAAAGAAGCGTATAGAGAATTAACTGAACCCGAAATAAAAGATTTAATAATTAATAAAAAAGAAGATATCTTAGAAAACTACATTGCGAACATATTGACTATAAGCGGAGATTCTCTACCTATTCCACCCAATTTCGCAAAAGATTGTGGAACCTTGGTTCATGAATGTACCTTTTTTGATGAAAAGGATAGAAAAATTAGAAACCATACCTCGCTATCAGAATTAAAAAATTTAATAAACATCTCCAAGCCAAAGAGAATAATAATATACCATGTTTCAAGTAGGTACAACAGCAAAATTAAGTTAGCCAAAGAAGAATTAAATAACGAATTCCCAAATATACAAATAAATATCGTCCATCCAGAAAAAGTTTTTAAAATCTAA
- the rplI gene encoding 50S ribosomal protein L9, giving the protein MKVLLLDDVSNLGKKGEIKEVSDGYARNYLIPKKLAVEATGGYIKNVEESKKIEDKKKENLKKRSEEILEKLKGTKIEIKAKSGEKGKLFGAVTAQNISEKIEELLGEKFDKTWFDEKVNIKELGTHTLKVKLPQGVRGEIKVKVEPEN; this is encoded by the coding sequence ATGAAAGTACTGTTACTGGATGACGTGTCAAATTTGGGGAAAAAAGGAGAAATAAAAGAAGTTTCTGATGGATACGCAAGAAATTATCTGATTCCAAAAAAATTGGCTGTTGAAGCAACTGGCGGCTATATAAAAAACGTTGAGGAAAGTAAAAAAATTGAAGACAAAAAGAAGGAAAATCTAAAAAAAAGAAGCGAAGAAATTTTAGAAAAATTGAAAGGCACAAAGATAGAAATAAAAGCAAAATCCGGAGAAAAAGGTAAGCTTTTCGGTGCTGTGACGGCTCAAAATATTTCTGAGAAAATAGAAGAATTACTCGGTGAAAAATTTGACAAAACTTGGTTTGATGAAAAGGTAAACATAAAAGAATTAGGAACTCACACATTAAAAGTGAAACTTCCTCAAGGTGTTAGAGGAGAAATAAAGGTGAAAGTTGAACCAGAAAACTAA
- the rpsR gene encoding 30S ribosomal protein S18 produces MAYVKRERKKVKKCKLCRDNVEYIDYKDVRKLKEFMNDKGKILPKRINGNCAKHQRMVRTAIHRARKMMLVPYVNE; encoded by the coding sequence ATGGCTTACGTTAAAAGGGAAAGAAAAAAAGTAAAAAAATGCAAGTTATGCAGAGATAATGTTGAATATATTGATTACAAAGATGTTAGAAAACTGAAGGAGTTTATGAACGACAAGGGGAAAATCCTTCCAAAAAGGATAAATGGAAATTGTGCCAAACATCAAAGAATGGTTCGAACAGCGATTCATCGTGCTAGAAAAATGATGTTAGTTCCTTATGTGAACGAGTGA
- a CDS encoding single-stranded DNA-binding protein, whose product MSISYNKVILVGRLTRDPEIRSTMNGNNVANFHLAVDRPSSNNQDGTDFIRIVAFGKQADFASNYLKKGKLILVEGSLHINQWTDRDNIKRETAEIWANRMNFMETKKAEQVNEFSDMDITVEEGFFDKDRISDTDPIEEIDDDALLENDELLEESFSDLENHLSSDDKPI is encoded by the coding sequence ATGTCTATTTCTTATAACAAAGTTATTTTGGTGGGAAGATTGACCAGAGATCCAGAGATACGCTCTACTATGAATGGCAATAACGTCGCAAACTTTCATTTAGCTGTTGACAGACCTTCTTCAAACAATCAAGATGGTACAGATTTCATAAGAATTGTGGCTTTTGGTAAACAAGCGGATTTTGCATCAAACTATTTAAAAAAAGGAAAGTTGATCCTAGTGGAAGGATCGCTTCATATTAATCAATGGACAGATAGAGATAATATTAAAAGAGAAACCGCAGAAATTTGGGCTAATAGAATGAATTTCATGGAAACAAAAAAGGCCGAACAGGTTAACGAATTTTCTGACATGGACATTACAGTAGAAGAAGGATTTTTCGATAAAGATAGAATTTCAGATACCGATCCAATTGAAGAAATAGATGATGACGCATTACTCGAGAACGATGAGCTTTTAGAAGAAAGCTTTAGTGATCTTGAAAACCACCTTTCTTCAGATGATAAACCTATTTGA
- the rpsF gene encoding 30S ribosomal protein S6 gives MGKRYYETMFVVRTDIPEEERNALAEKVRGWIEGQLEGEVEEFTRWGIRKLAYRTQKGKFTEGDYTYIIYKADPEKVNQLDDLFKVNQEIFRFQTIRREDLEKKVRKTQKESKIMVEEPETSEEI, from the coding sequence GTGGGAAAAAGATACTACGAAACAATGTTTGTCGTTAGAACAGACATTCCTGAAGAGGAAAGAAATGCTTTGGCAGAAAAGGTGAGAGGTTGGATAGAAGGCCAACTGGAAGGTGAAGTCGAAGAGTTTACAAGGTGGGGCATAAGAAAATTAGCCTATAGAACTCAAAAAGGTAAATTTACAGAAGGCGATTACACTTACATCATATACAAAGCTGACCCAGAAAAGGTTAACCAACTGGATGATCTTTTTAAAGTGAACCAAGAAATTTTTAGGTTTCAAACTATTAGAAGAGAAGATCTTGAGAAAAAAGTAAGAAAAACTCAAAAAGAATCAAAAATAATGGTAGAAGAACCAGAAACTTCTGAAGAAATTTAA